In the genome of Stigmatopora nigra isolate UIUO_SnigA chromosome 7, RoL_Snig_1.1, whole genome shotgun sequence, the window AAAAGGGGCAATTATACCAGGAATGGAAAATGTGACGTTGTCATGCTGTTAGGGTGGCCATATTTACACTCAATTGAGCACCTCTACTGTGATTTTTGCACTCATGGCAAGTCCAGACAATATTAAGCAGATGGTGCTGTTAGCTAAAACAGCTTGTTCCAGATTATAGAAAAGCATGGCAAACTTTTTTGAGATTGGTTTCTATGACACAACTGAATAAGATTGGCTGAAAAGCAGTCTGAGGCAAAGCTTGCCAATCATTCGTTGTTAGGATAGGCGCCAAGAGCAATAGAAAATGGATGTTGCAAATGAACATTTAATTCCGCACTATAAATACGACCCAAAAACCGGTGATTGGTCAAATGTCATCTAAACATAAGACTTAGAAGTTGTTGTTTGTTCCATTAAGATGAAACTTTTTTGTCTTATCCCTCAACTATTAATACCAAAGCATGAACATGTTTGGATGTATCAATTCTTGAATATTGAGGATCATTTATTCCATTAAGTATAAAGTTTGATTCAGTTAGACTTAAAGCGTTCAAAATATTGATTGTTTAAAAGTATCGTGATTTAATTTGAGCTATAATTGTGCAGCCCTAATATATATATGcaggattttttcttttctgtattCGGTCCAAAGGCATTCATTCTTAAATGCTCAGAGGAAGTTTTTCGCCCCTTTTTAATCTGTCACTCCACAGTCATTTCAAAACCTACAGGCACACATTGGCATTCTTTTTCCCAGCATTCTGAAAGACAAGGATTGATTCTCTTCACAAAGAATCCATCATTACAAGCCTCGGGCACGAGACCGACATAAAACTGACAGTGGTGGAACAAATGCCAAAATGTATGCGTTCACACTCCTGTGGTGGAGAACTGAGTGACTTCTGTCTGGAGGTCATCTTGGATCCCCGTTCGGTCCACGCCTAGTCATGCGGGCGGTCTATTGGCAGGGGCGCAAACGGACACGGGCTCCCTGGCGCTGTTGCGGCCACGCGAGAAGCTGTGCTGCCCGGCGCGTTTGCGATAGGGCAGGCAGAAATCCCTGAAGCACCTCTTGAAATTCTCATCCAGGAAGGCGTACAGAACCGGGTTGAGGCTGCTGTTGGTGTAGCCCAATGCGATGGACAGATGCCAGCAAGCCATCACCAGTAGGTTCTTATGGTCGATGTTCACCATGGTTTTGACGATGATGAAGATGTGGATGGGAGTCCAGCAAATGATGAAGGCCGCCACCACTACCAGGACCATCCGGGTGATCCTTCTCAGGTTCCGATCTTTCTCTTTGGATCCGGAGAGAAGGCGGACGCTCTTTAACCGCAAGATCATCAGACCGTAGCAGATGGTGATGACGAGCACGGGGACCAGGAAGGCAAATATGAACACGCAGATTTTTGTCACAGTGTCCCAGTACCAGTCTGGTTCGGGAAATATGATTCTGCAATCCACGTTGCCTGGGGAGAAAAAGGATGATGTTCGAATGGGGGATCATGTGGATAGGCTAATTTAAGTTTAATAGCCCAGCTCAAATGTGTTCTCTTCTTAAGCCTCATTACTCGCTCAATTCAGCATAAGCACCTGTCATGCAAACTTACTGAAAAGAGGGTCATTTTGGTACAAATATTAAGATGGCAAAAGTGTACCCTATTACGATATCCACCATATGCTGGTTTCTGTATGAGCAAAACCAGTTCTGATTTGTTCCATTTTAATGCTGGTCTTGTTGGTGTAGAAATTGGTAAATGCTGGGTATCTTAGTAGCTTACAGTACACACAAATGGAATATTATTACAATATCACATGATACTGATTCTTTGGATAAAGGATTTTTCAATAGTAATATTGATGTTATTGACAATTTGAAACATCGCAGACGTTTTATTGAAAACTATTCTTAATTTAAGTTTTGATAGATAGGAATAACTGTTTTTTTATACTCTTGAGTTATATTTGACATTGCTTCTGTACGCCTCACCTTTTGCTGTCACCTTGGTAACAGCCATGATCATCACAGGAACCGCAATGACCGACGACAGGATCCAGATGCAGATGTTTATGATCTTGGCCTTGGCGGGAGTACGGAAGTCCAGAGCCTTTACTGGATGACACACGGCCACGTAGCGGTCCACGCTCATCATGGTAAGGGTGAAGATGCTTGTAAACATGTTGTAGTAATCAATGGCAACGACCACTTTA includes:
- the oprd1b gene encoding opioid receptor, delta 1b, which translates into the protein MEFPTFPPGDMYVSLSPLNASVPDALLFASPVGICNNGSNCTSGAPAGRDTARVAIAVGITALYSLICVVGLLGNVLVMYGVVRYTKMKTATNIYIFNLALADALATSTLPFQSANYLMSTWPFGQLLCKVVVAIDYYNMFTSIFTLTMMSVDRYVAVCHPVKALDFRTPAKAKIINICIWILSSVIAVPVMIMAVTKVTAKGNVDCRIIFPEPDWYWDTVTKICVFIFAFLVPVLVITICYGLMILRLKSVRLLSGSKEKDRNLRRITRMVLVVVAAFIICWTPIHIFIIVKTMVNIDHKNLLVMACWHLSIALGYTNSSLNPVLYAFLDENFKRCFRDFCLPYRKRAGQHSFSRGRNSAREPVSVCAPANRPPA